In a genomic window of Melanotaenia boesemani isolate fMelBoe1 chromosome 1, fMelBoe1.pri, whole genome shotgun sequence:
- the crispld2 gene encoding cysteine-rich secretory protein LCCL domain-containing 2: MTCTASTWLPILSLLLFCVTDSSSLFLPEELRELLSRYEQETDQNGTNNTAGSRNRRAILWSDREEILQLHNKLRGSVYPSASNMEYMVWDDELERSATQWAEECQWDHGPRDLLMSIGQNLAVHWGRYRSPAFHVQAWYDEVKDYTYPYPHECNPWCPERCSGPMCTHYTQLVWAATTRVGCAVHVCPRMNVWGEVWENAVYLVCNYSPKGNWIGEAPYQHGRPCSQCPPSYGGGCRNNLCYKDSQRSETEDMNEVEKPQVPLPPRTTSRPSPKLPKKPVSKPSSPKPATPRTSSSKTPNIYLAHSIKCETKLRDKCKGATCNRHKCPANCLNQKGKVWGTVSYDVQSSICRAAIHAGVIDNNGGLVDVTRTDKLPFFVRSTKNGIESLSKYKPGNSFMVTKVEEYTADCYTTVAEICPFKRPYSHCPRVLCPATCKTQPSYWSPVIGNTIYADSSSICKAAIHAGVMKAEGGFVDVLPLERRKSYTGVLKNGIQSESKSNTEGDSFRLFAVKM; the protein is encoded by the exons ATGACCTGTACTGCCTCGACCTGGCTCCCCATCCTCTCCCTCCTGTTGTTTTGCGTCACGGATTCATCTTCTCTCTTCCTGCCTGAGGAGCTGAGGGAGCTGCTGAGCCGTTATGAGCAGGAAACAGACCAGAACGGCACCAACAACACAGCTGGGAGCAGGAACCGAAGAGCCATCCTCTGGTCCGACCGTGAGGAGATCCTCCAGCTGCACAACAAGCTGAGAGGCAGCGTTTACCCTTCTGCCTCAAACATGGAGTACATG GTTTGGGATGATGAGCTGGAGCGGTCTGCCACTCAGTGGGCAGAGGAGTGTCAGTGGGACCATGGGCCTCGAGACCTGCTCATGTCTATTGGACAAAACCTGGCAGTTCACTGGGGCAG ATACCGCTCACCTGCCTTCCACGTTCAGGCCTGGTATGATGAGGTGAAAGACTACACCTATCCCTACCCTCACGAGTGCAATCCCTGGTGTCCTGAACGCTGCTCCGGGCCTATGTGCACCCATTATACCCAG CTGGTCTGGGCAGCCACTACCCGAGTGGGCTGcgctgtgcatgtgtgtccaCGGATGAACGTTTGGGGAGAAGTATGGGAGAATGCTGTTTACCTAGTGTGCAACTATTCCCCAAA GGGAAACTGGATTGGAGAGGCTCCCTACCAGCATGGCCGCCCTTGCTCCCAGTGTCCTCCTAGCTATGGGGGAGGATGTAGAAATAATCTATGTTACAAAG ACTCTCAGCGCTCAGAGACAGAAGACATGAATGAGGTGGAAAAGCCTCAGGTACCTTTGCCACCTCGAACCACCTCCAGACCATCTCCCAAGCTTCCAAAGAAACCAGTGTCCAAGCCCTCCAGTCCAAAGCCTGCAACACCCAGGACATCATCTTCAAAAACCCCCAACATATATCTTG CTCACAGCATCAAATGTGAAACTAAACTGCGAGATAAGTGTAAAGGAGCAACTTGCAACAG ACATAAATGTCCGGCTAACTGTCTGAATCAGAAGGGGAAAGTTTGGGGAACTGTTTCTTACGATGTG CAATCAAGTATTTGCCGAGCTGCTATCCATGCTGGGGTCATTGACAACAATGGAGGGCTGGTTGACGTCACAAGGACGGACAAGTTGCCGTTCTTTGTCCGGTCTACAAAAAATGGCATTGAGTCTCTGAG TAAATATAAACCTGGCAATTCCTTTATGGTGACCAAAGTGGAAG aataTACAGCTGATTGCTACACCACAGTGGCTGAAATCTGCCCTTTCAAAAGACCCTACTCACACTGTCCAAG AGTCCTCTGTCCAGCCACTTGCAAAACTCAACCTTCTTACTGGTCTCCTGTGATTGGAAACACCATCTATGCAGAT AGCTCAAGCATTTGTAAAGCAGCCATCCATGCAGGGGTAATGAAAGCAGAGGGCGGTTTTGTTGATGTTCTGCCACTGGAAAGGAGAAAGAGCTACACCGGAGTCCTAAAAAATGGCATACAGTCTGAAAG caaAAGCAACACAGAAGGGGATTCCTTTCGACTCTTTGCTGTGAAGATGTGA